Proteins encoded together in one Caldisericota bacterium window:
- a CDS encoding GTP-binding protein: MKSLLKFLTCGSVDDGKSTLIGHMLYEAKLLFADQEKMLQLDSKVGSREGEIDYSLLLDGLMAEREQGITIDVAYRYFTTENRSFIVADTPGHEQYTRNMAVGASFADLAVILVDATQGVLIQTKRHARICSLMGIGHIVLAVNKMDLIRYDRHRFDEIKKEFLSFTADYGLESIEVIPVSATEGDNITRKSSNTSWYEGLPLLSYLEQIDVRGDSKSDGFIMPVQRVSRPNHAFRGFQGQIESGAINVGDEIVLLPGNEKAKVESIHVTDKSTESAITGQPVTIQLDREVDVSRGCVLAKDKDLKIADMFTATILWMDDRELIAGRNYLVKVGTKTLPAMVMSIKHKIDINTGKHIQAERLFKNEMATCDISLSENMVFDKFKNNKSIGSLILIDRITNMTSACGTIDHALRRATNVIWQNTDI; the protein is encoded by the coding sequence ATGAAGAGTTTATTGAAATTTCTCACCTGTGGCAGTGTAGATGATGGAAAATCTACCCTCATTGGGCATATGCTTTATGAGGCCAAACTACTCTTTGCTGACCAAGAAAAGATGCTTCAACTTGATAGTAAAGTTGGCAGCAGAGAAGGGGAAATTGACTACTCTCTACTACTTGATGGTTTAATGGCAGAAAGAGAACAGGGTATAACAATTGACGTAGCTTATAGATATTTCACAACTGAAAATCGTTCATTTATTGTAGCAGATACCCCGGGACATGAGCAGTACACCAGAAATATGGCTGTAGGAGCTTCTTTTGCGGATTTAGCCGTTATTCTGGTCGATGCAACACAAGGTGTTCTTATTCAGACAAAACGTCATGCGAGAATCTGTTCTCTCATGGGCATTGGGCATATTGTACTCGCTGTAAATAAAATGGATTTAATCCGTTATGATAGACATAGATTTGACGAAATCAAGAAAGAATTTTTAAGCTTTACAGCTGACTATGGATTAGAAAGTATTGAGGTTATACCGGTATCAGCTACAGAAGGGGATAATATTACCAGGAAATCTTCTAATACATCCTGGTATGAAGGACTTCCATTATTATCATATTTAGAACAGATAGATGTAAGGGGGGATTCTAAGAGCGATGGATTTATTATGCCGGTACAAAGAGTAAGCCGTCCTAATCATGCATTTAGAGGCTTTCAGGGCCAGATTGAATCCGGAGCCATTAATGTTGGTGATGAAATTGTTTTATTACCTGGTAATGAAAAGGCAAAGGTTGAAAGTATCCATGTTACGGATAAGTCAACAGAATCTGCTATTACCGGGCAACCTGTTACCATCCAACTTGATAGAGAAGTTGATGTATCAAGAGGGTGTGTGTTAGCAAAAGATAAGGATTTAAAGATAGCTGATATGTTTACAGCCACTATTCTTTGGATGGATGATAGAGAACTAATAGCAGGAAGAAACTATCTGGTAAAGGTAGGAACCAAAACATTACCTGCTATGGTTATGAGTATTAAACATAAAATTGATATCAATACCGGAAAACATATTCAAGCAGAAAGATTATTTAAGAATGAAATGGCAACTTGTGATATTTCTCTATCTGAGAACATGGTATTTGACAAATTCAAAAACAATAAATCGATA